Proteins found in one Zea mays cultivar B73 chromosome 1, Zm-B73-REFERENCE-NAM-5.0, whole genome shotgun sequence genomic segment:
- the LOC100502404 gene encoding putative MATE efflux family protein, producing MERADEDACRVALLDADGGGGGEGGKKQQQQLAARVWEESRKLWDIVAPAIFSRVVTYSMNVITQAFAGHLGDLELAAISIANTVVVGFNFGLMLGMASALETLCGQAFGAKKFHMMGVYMQRSWIVLFMCAVLLLPMYFFAEDVLLLTGQPPELAAMAGKVCVWFIPLHFSFAFLFPLQRFLQCQMRNSANAAAAAAALCVHLLASWLLVSRLRFGLAGIALTLNFSWWATGAMLFAYVACGGCPDTWHGFSLEAFAGMWEFVKLSSASGVMLCLENWYYRILVLLTGNLKDAAIAVDALSICMSINGWQMMIPLAFFAGTGVRVANELGAGNGEGARFATIVSTVTSLVIGLFFWVLIMGLHDKYALIFTSSPVVLDAVDHLSVLLAFTILLNSIQPILSGVAVGSGWQSMVAYVNIGCYYLIGIPMGILLGWLFNLGVLGIWAGMIGGTAVQTLVLAIMTVRCDWEKEALIASTRMGKLSEVR from the exons ATGGAGCGAGCGGACGAGGACGCGTGCCGGGTGGCGCTGCTGGACgctgacggcggcggcggcggcgagggcggcaagaagcagcagcagcagctcgcGGCGCGGGTGTGGGAGGAGTCGAGGAAGCTGTGGGACATCGTGGCGCCGGCCATCTTCAGCCGCGTCGTGACCTACAGCATGAACGTCATCACGCAGGCCTTCGCCGGCCACCTCGGCGACCTCGAGCTCGCCGCCATCTCCATCGCCAACACCGTCGTCGTCGGCTTCAACTTCGGCCTCATG CTGGGCATGGCGAGCGCGCTGGAGACGCTGTGCGGGCAGGCGTTCGGCGCGAAGAAGTTCCACATGATGGGCGTGTACATGCAGCGGTCGTGGATCGTGCTGTTCATGTGCGCGGTGCTGCTGCTGCCCATGTACTTCTTCGCGGAGGACGTGCTGCTGCTGACGGGGCAGCCGCCGGAGCTGGCGGCGATGGCGGGGAAGGTGTGCGTGTGGTTCATCCCGCTGCACTTCTCCTTCGCCTTCCTCTTCCCGCTGCAGCGCTTCCTGCAGTGCCAGATGAGGAACTCCgccaacgccgccgccgccgcagccgcgCTCTGCGTCCACCTCCTCGCAAGCTGGCTCCTCGTCTCCAGGCTCCGCTTCGGCCTCGCGGGCATCGCCCTCACGCTCAACTTCTCATGGTGGGCCACCGGCGCCATGCTCTTCGCCTACGTCGCATGCGGCGGCTGCCCCGACACCTGGCACGGCttctcgctcgaggccttcgccggcaTGTGGGAGTTCGTCAAGCTATCCTCCGCGTCCGGTGTCATGCTATG CTTGGAGAACTGGTACTACCGGATCCTCGTCTTGTTGACGGGAAACCTAAAAGATGCAGCCATTGCCGTCGACGCTCTGTCCATATG CATGTCAATTAACGGGTGGCAGATGATGATTCCGTTGGCGTTCTTCGCCGGCACCGG AGTGCGTGTGGCCAACGAGCTCGGCGCGGGCAACGGGGAGGGCGCCAGGTTCGCGACCATCGTGTCGACGGTGACGTCGCTGGTGATCGGGCTCTTCTTCTGGGTGCTCATCATGGGCCTGCACGACAAGTACGCGCTCATCTTCACCtccagccccgtcgtcctcgacGCCGTCGACCACCTCTCGGTTCTTCTCGCCTTCACCATCCTCCTCAACAGCATCCAGCCCATCCTCTCAG GTGTGGCCGTCGGCTCCGGCTGGCAATCCATGGTGGCCTACGTCAACATCGGCTGCTACTACCTCATCGGAATCCCCATGGGCATCCTGCTCGGATGGCTCTTCAACCTTGGCGTGCTG GGGATCTGGGCGGGGATGATCGGCGGGACCGCCGTCCAGACGCTCGTCCTGGCCATCATGACAGTCCGCTGCGACTGGGAAAAGGAG GCCTTGATCGCGAGCACGCGCATGGGCAAACTGTCGGAAGTTCGGTGA